Proteins found in one Vallitalea guaymasensis genomic segment:
- a CDS encoding divergent PAP2 family protein: MENFYTITENRVLLAAVIAWFVSQGIKFFTCLIKTRKIRMDRIMGSGGMPSSHTASVMAATFSVGELLGYNNPVFGGLMIISFIVMYDAAGVRMAAGKQARAINNIVEALGSYRLKIDGQLKELLGHTYMEVLVGAALGIVIALLIN, encoded by the coding sequence GTGGAGAACTTTTATACTATTACGGAGAATAGAGTTTTATTAGCTGCAGTTATTGCTTGGTTTGTTTCACAGGGTATTAAATTCTTTACATGTCTAATAAAAACAAGGAAAATTAGAATGGATAGAATTATGGGTTCTGGGGGTATGCCTAGTTCTCATACAGCCTCAGTCATGGCAGCTACTTTCTCAGTTGGTGAATTATTAGGATATAATAATCCTGTATTCGGAGGATTGATGATAATATCTTTTATAGTAATGTATGATGCTGCTGGAGTCAGAATGGCAGCAGGTAAGCAAGCAAGAGCAATCAATAACATTGTTGAAGCCTTAGGGTCTTATAGATTAAAGATTGATGGACAGTTAAAAGAATTGCTTGGACATACATATATGGAAGTATTAGTTGGAGCTGCTTTAGGTATTGTAATAGCTCTTTTAATCAATTAA
- a CDS encoding stage III sporulation protein AF, producing the protein MEAFYSFIKNIVIFLLLAKILEYLIPGGNMKKYFRLFSGIILMIIIINPIIKYNGILEQFNYDVIKNQFKINYTDTQETENKYANVQNEITLKIYKDKIINHVKGLLEAEKISITKASVEIEEDIKNENYGTIKEINLTVNSEYIEKKDSQIDRVEIEKIIIGESNDNRELRSSEDILLEKKIKKIIKNFYKLSSNNIHITIETC; encoded by the coding sequence ATGGAAGCATTCTATAGTTTTATAAAAAACATAGTTATATTTTTATTATTAGCCAAGATATTGGAATATCTCATACCTGGTGGCAATATGAAAAAATATTTTCGATTGTTTTCTGGAATTATCTTGATGATTATAATAATTAACCCAATAATCAAATATAATGGGATACTGGAACAATTCAATTATGATGTTATCAAGAATCAATTTAAAATTAATTATACCGATACTCAGGAAACTGAAAATAAATACGCAAATGTCCAAAATGAGATAACCTTGAAAATTTATAAAGATAAGATAATCAATCATGTAAAAGGACTGTTGGAAGCTGAAAAAATCTCTATAACCAAAGCTTCAGTAGAGATTGAAGAAGATATCAAAAATGAAAACTACGGTACTATCAAAGAAATAAATCTCACAGTGAACAGTGAATATATCGAAAAAAAAGATTCTCAGATAGATAGAGTGGAAATAGAAAAAATTATCATAGGAGAATCTAATGATAATAGGGAATTAAGATCATCTGAAGATATTCTATTAGAAAAAAAAATAAAAAAAATAATTAAAAACTTCTATAAATTGTCCTCTAATAATATACATATTACTATAGAGACATGTTAA
- a CDS encoding SpoIIIAH-like family protein translates to MQTFKKNQIIITALVIMIAIAGYLQFTENDGTPTQEVLNNQSEDQKKDNVTTPTALVPNGENANTDAKTEENAADDVSENQSPNSIAKQPEQKQEQKQEQKQGENKAAEPASTVPENENKEEKKEEAKETSSDKNDSNVGEAILTSGNTLQAGYFLQKKIDREQDYSKLKEGYLSIIDNQNLKDENKVEAVKEMIDLQDRIEKEAAAESILEAKGFKDVFVRMIDNKVDVVINAKELSQADLAKVEDVVRRQTGVDAENIVITLLDVTKAQ, encoded by the coding sequence ATGCAAACTTTCAAAAAGAATCAAATTATAATTACTGCTTTGGTTATTATGATTGCGATAGCTGGATATCTTCAGTTTACAGAAAATGATGGTACTCCTACACAAGAAGTTCTGAATAATCAAAGTGAAGATCAAAAAAAAGATAACGTTACAACACCAACAGCATTAGTACCAAATGGTGAAAATGCCAATACTGATGCAAAAACTGAAGAAAATGCAGCAGATGATGTATCAGAAAATCAATCACCTAATAGTATTGCAAAACAACCTGAGCAAAAACAGGAACAAAAACAAGAACAGAAACAAGGAGAGAACAAAGCGGCTGAGCCTGCTTCAACAGTTCCAGAAAATGAAAACAAGGAAGAAAAAAAAGAAGAAGCGAAAGAAACTTCTAGTGATAAAAATGATAGTAATGTAGGAGAAGCTATCCTAACAAGCGGCAATACATTACAAGCAGGATATTTCTTACAAAAGAAAATAGATAGGGAGCAGGATTATTCAAAATTAAAAGAAGGTTATTTATCAATAATTGACAATCAAAATCTGAAAGATGAAAATAAAGTGGAAGCAGTAAAAGAAATGATTGACCTTCAAGATAGAATTGAAAAAGAAGCTGCTGCTGAGTCCATATTAGAAGCTAAAGGATTCAAGGATGTATTTGTAAGAATGATTGATAATAAAGTTGATGTAGTAATCAATGCAAAAGAATTATCACAAGCAGATCTTGCAAAGGTAGAAGATGTAGTAAGAAGACAAACAGGAGTTGACGCAGAAAACATTGTAATAACATTATTGGATGTTACTAAAGCACAATAA
- a CDS encoding YibE/F family protein: protein MRIIYLLILCFFIIKPIDVNCTEEISYEWKYIHGKVISVIEDTVDEENCMRYQKLLVKLTERDLTGEAEIENVINTASIYKIVVKPGDEIIIVCNQTGDTIENGRVYSYARDKYLIYLLLVFMGALLLFGGKNGFYSIISLTICVSLILFGFFPLIMKSYNPIIVVSVISVISTLITLSVIGGLNIKTYAAIIGTIGGVITSGLLTFYFGALTHIQGIGDEDVELLSYFTEGYNLNFRDLLYAGIIIGALGAIMDVSMSIASSMGELYESNPRIGKDKLFTAGMRIGKDIMGTMSNTLILAYAGNSISMILVFFLYNRSLVQFINSDQIAGEILRALCGSIGLIFSIPITSIAFISISKKRNNYVKPKAVYRK from the coding sequence ATGAGAATAATCTATTTATTGATCTTATGTTTTTTTATAATAAAACCTATTGATGTTAATTGTACTGAAGAGATAAGTTATGAGTGGAAGTACATACATGGAAAAGTCATATCCGTCATAGAGGATACTGTTGATGAAGAAAATTGTATGAGATATCAAAAATTACTGGTAAAGTTAACAGAACGAGACCTTACTGGTGAAGCAGAGATTGAAAACGTGATTAATACGGCTTCAATTTATAAAATTGTTGTCAAACCAGGAGATGAAATTATTATTGTATGTAATCAGACAGGGGATACCATAGAAAATGGGAGAGTATATTCTTATGCTCGTGACAAGTATCTAATTTACCTTTTATTAGTTTTTATGGGTGCCTTATTACTCTTTGGAGGTAAAAATGGATTCTACTCTATTATAAGCTTGACCATATGTGTTTCATTGATACTTTTTGGCTTCTTCCCGTTAATAATGAAATCATATAATCCAATTATAGTGGTTAGTGTTATAAGTGTCATATCCACTTTAATTACATTATCTGTTATTGGTGGTCTCAATATTAAAACATATGCAGCTATTATTGGTACTATAGGTGGTGTGATTACCTCAGGTTTGTTAACATTTTATTTTGGAGCTCTAACACATATTCAAGGTATTGGTGATGAAGATGTTGAATTATTATCATATTTCACCGAAGGATATAATCTTAATTTTCGAGATCTGTTATATGCTGGAATCATTATAGGGGCTCTTGGAGCCATTATGGACGTTAGTATGTCAATTGCTTCTTCTATGGGAGAGCTTTATGAGAGTAATCCTAGAATAGGTAAAGATAAACTTTTTACGGCAGGTATGCGAATCGGTAAAGATATAATGGGAACCATGTCCAACACACTTATATTAGCTTATGCCGGTAATTCTATAAGCATGATTTTAGTATTTTTCTTGTATAACAGGTCATTAGTACAATTTATTAATTCTGATCAGATAGCTGGAGAGATATTAAGAGCACTTTGTGGCAGTATTGGCTTGATATTCAGCATTCCAATAACTTCTATAGCCTTTATATCCATCAGCAAAAAACGGAATAATTATGTTAAACCAAAGGCAGTTTATAGAAAATAA
- the nusB gene encoding transcription antitermination factor NusB, with product MNRRIMREHIFKLVFAIEFDEEERFTDRVGVYLDELETSDTAKEYIKHKAISIFEKLESIDEMINKNAEKWSISRMSKVDVSILRVAIYEIKFDEDIPTNVAINEAIEIAKKYGGDHSPSFVNGILAKVVN from the coding sequence ATGAACAGAAGGATCATGAGAGAGCATATTTTTAAACTAGTATTTGCTATTGAATTTGATGAAGAAGAAAGATTTACTGATAGAGTAGGAGTATATCTTGACGAGCTTGAAACAAGCGATACTGCTAAAGAATATATAAAACATAAAGCTATATCTATATTTGAAAAATTAGAATCTATAGATGAAATGATCAATAAGAATGCTGAGAAATGGTCCATAAGCAGAATGTCCAAAGTAGATGTAAGTATTCTAAGAGTTGCTATCTATGAAATAAAATTTGACGAAGATATCCCTACTAATGTAGCAATAAACGAAGCAATAGAAATTGCTAAGAAATATGGTGGGGACCATTCACCATCATTTGTCAATGGAATACTTGCCAAAGTTGTAAATTAA
- the spoIIIAC gene encoding stage III sporulation protein AC — MDISIVFKIAAVGIVVAVLNQLLKKAGKDEQAMLTTLAGLVVVLYWIVEYISELFEKIQTLFQL, encoded by the coding sequence ATGGATATATCTATTGTTTTTAAAATAGCTGCAGTTGGAATCGTGGTTGCAGTCCTCAACCAATTATTAAAGAAAGCAGGAAAAGATGAACAAGCTATGTTAACTACACTAGCAGGATTAGTTGTTGTCCTTTATTGGATTGTGGAATATATAAGTGAACTGTTTGAAAAAATACAGACGTTGTTTCAACTATAG
- the xseB gene encoding exodeoxyribonuclease VII small subunit, with translation MSNKLTFQENLDSLEKIVERLESGETTLEESLELYKQGMMFLKECNSKIDKVEKEIEVVQNEN, from the coding sequence ATGAGTAATAAATTAACTTTTCAAGAGAATTTGGACAGCCTGGAAAAAATAGTTGAACGATTGGAGTCAGGAGAAACAACTCTTGAAGAAAGTCTAGAACTATATAAACAAGGCATGATGTTTTTAAAAGAATGTAATAGCAAGATTGATAAAGTAGAAAAAGAAATAGAAGTTGTACAAAACGAAAACTAA
- the spoIIIAD gene encoding stage III sporulation protein AD, translating to MEAVQVVIIGIVSTILIVVLKKSNAEFGIYIGIAASIVIFFIIIDKLGVILDLISRITGLININDIYIKILLQILGIAFITEFGAQLCKDAGQQAIASKIEMAGKIMILIISMPVILSIINMITNILI from the coding sequence ATGGAAGCTGTACAAGTTGTCATTATCGGTATTGTATCAACAATATTAATAGTTGTACTAAAAAAAAGTAATGCTGAATTTGGTATTTATATAGGTATTGCAGCTAGTATAGTTATTTTCTTTATTATTATTGACAAGTTAGGAGTAATACTGGATCTGATATCTAGGATTACAGGTTTAATCAATATAAATGATATATATATAAAGATACTACTGCAAATACTGGGAATTGCCTTCATAACAGAATTTGGTGCCCAATTATGTAAAGACGCTGGGCAGCAAGCGATAGCAAGTAAAATTGAGATGGCAGGAAAAATAATGATATTAATTATATCCATGCCCGTAATACTATCAATCATTAATATGATAACTAATATCTTAATATAG
- a CDS encoding Asp23/Gls24 family envelope stress response protein, whose translation MDRQTVKIHEKDKVGEVHIADEVIAIIAGLAATEVEGVAGMVGNFTGDLVEMLGKKNLAKGVLVDVGEKDVSLELSLIVDFGSSIPEVTNNVQEKVKNAVETMTGLEVDEINIRVAGVNVEKSK comes from the coding sequence ATGGATAGACAGACAGTTAAAATACACGAAAAAGATAAAGTCGGAGAAGTCCATATTGCAGATGAAGTTATTGCTATAATCGCTGGGTTAGCAGCTACAGAAGTAGAGGGAGTTGCTGGTATGGTAGGTAATTTTACTGGCGATTTAGTTGAGATGCTTGGTAAAAAGAACTTGGCAAAAGGTGTTTTAGTTGATGTAGGAGAAAAAGATGTTTCACTTGAACTCTCATTGATCGTTGACTTTGGAAGTAGTATTCCAGAAGTAACTAACAACGTTCAAGAAAAAGTTAAGAATGCAGTAGAGACCATGACAGGACTTGAAGTTGATGAAATTAACATAAGAGTAGCTGGTGTTAACGTAGAAAAAAGCAAATAG
- the xseA gene encoding exodeoxyribonuclease VII large subunit gives MKKSIFSVSQVNAYIKKIFVNDYVINDIWIKGEVSNCKIHRSGHVYFTLKDNNSAISCVVFKNYRDFVECELRDGINITARGYISVYERAGTFQLYVQQIKSDGMGDLYKKFEILKENLQIKGYFDSDNKKKIPRYPRRVGIVTSDTGAAVRDIINVSKRRNPYIGLVLYPSLVQGEGAANNIVKGIKYLDRVTDVDVIIIGRGGGSIEDLWAFNEEIVAKAIYEANTPIISAVGHETDFTISDFTSDLRAPTPSAAAELAIPAFDEIDGILEKYNYKLTNSMNNKIESCIKAIQLNKIKLDFNSPSMRVLKERQYITEFEDRLNRRIKELINDNKNYVSLLQNKLSVLSPITNLEKGYSYIENTHGQVKSITDVNMGETLLIQLHDGKIEAEVKNIESGKWGSHE, from the coding sequence ATGAAAAAAAGTATTTTTTCAGTATCACAGGTAAATGCCTATATAAAGAAAATATTTGTGAATGATTATGTCATCAATGATATTTGGATAAAAGGTGAAGTCTCCAACTGCAAAATACATCGTTCAGGACATGTATATTTTACTTTGAAAGATAATAATAGTGCAATATCCTGTGTTGTATTCAAGAACTATCGTGATTTTGTAGAATGTGAGTTAAGAGATGGAATTAACATTACTGCCAGAGGTTATATTTCAGTATATGAAAGAGCAGGGACATTCCAGCTTTATGTACAACAGATAAAATCAGATGGTATGGGAGATTTGTATAAGAAATTTGAGATATTAAAAGAGAATCTCCAGATAAAAGGATATTTTGATTCGGATAATAAAAAGAAGATCCCTAGATATCCAAGAAGAGTAGGCATAGTAACTTCAGATACGGGAGCAGCTGTTCGTGATATAATCAATGTATCAAAACGAAGAAATCCATATATAGGACTTGTGTTATACCCATCCCTTGTTCAAGGAGAGGGAGCGGCAAATAATATTGTAAAAGGTATAAAATATCTTGATAGGGTTACTGATGTTGATGTCATCATTATTGGTAGAGGTGGAGGTTCCATAGAGGATTTATGGGCTTTTAATGAAGAGATAGTCGCAAAAGCTATTTATGAAGCTAATACTCCAATAATATCGGCTGTAGGACACGAAACAGATTTTACAATATCAGATTTTACTTCTGACCTTAGAGCACCAACCCCTTCAGCAGCAGCTGAACTTGCTATCCCAGCTTTTGATGAAATAGATGGTATATTAGAAAAATACAATTATAAGCTTACTAATAGCATGAATAACAAGATTGAATCCTGTATAAAAGCTATTCAACTAAATAAAATAAAGCTTGACTTTAATAGTCCATCAATGAGAGTATTAAAGGAAAGACAATATATAACAGAATTTGAAGATAGATTAAATAGAAGAATCAAGGAATTGATTAATGATAATAAAAACTATGTAAGTCTGTTACAAAACAAATTAAGTGTGTTATCTCCAATAACCAATTTGGAAAAAGGTTATTCTTATATAGAAAATACTCATGGACAGGTTAAAAGTATAACGGATGTCAATATGGGAGAGACTCTATTAATACAATTGCATGATGGAAAAATAGAGGCTGAAGTCAAGAATATAGAAAGTGGAAAGTGGGGTAGTCATGAGTAA
- a CDS encoding stage III sporulation protein AG — protein sequence MKLDFFTKGNKTEKDKKRISFLFIMFLTGLLLLLFSKNLIKPSNNTKVDNSIIAPNTYKASDPQTYEEKLEKRLEKEFANIDGVGKVEVIIMLKTSGEIIINKDTPNSQTQSDEVDSEGGTRQNIQTDSREATVLINNSDGSTKPIILKELEPEISGVVIIAEGGDDILVKKNLINAAKVLLDVPMHKIEVMKMVQNKGE from the coding sequence ATGAAATTGGATTTTTTTACAAAAGGTAATAAGACCGAAAAAGATAAAAAAAGAATAAGCTTTCTCTTCATTATGTTTTTGACAGGATTATTGCTTTTATTATTTTCAAAAAATCTTATAAAACCAAGCAATAATACCAAGGTAGATAATAGTATCATCGCACCTAATACATATAAGGCAAGTGATCCCCAAACGTATGAAGAAAAACTTGAAAAAAGACTTGAGAAGGAATTTGCTAATATTGATGGAGTGGGTAAAGTTGAAGTAATAATCATGTTAAAAACAAGCGGTGAAATAATTATAAATAAAGATACCCCTAATTCACAAACACAATCCGATGAAGTAGATAGCGAAGGTGGAACAAGACAAAATATACAAACAGATTCTAGAGAAGCCACTGTACTTATTAATAACTCCGATGGTTCTACTAAACCAATCATATTAAAAGAGCTTGAACCAGAGATTAGTGGCGTTGTAATAATAGCTGAAGGCGGTGATGATATACTTGTTAAAAAAAACTTAATTAATGCGGCTAAAGTATTATTAGACGTTCCTATGCATAAAATAGAAGTAATGAAAATGGTTCAAAATAAGGGGGAATAA
- a CDS encoding polyprenyl synthetase family protein, whose amino-acid sequence MNRVMNFSNELKDKQQVVEKILLKYMPENASPYDHVVYNAMKYSLMANGKRIRPILMMESYKICGGNNIREIEAFMAAMEMIHTYSLIHDDLPAMDNDDYRRGILTCHKKYGEDIAILAGDGLLNSAYEIMIDACLKDNKVKAKQKLTACKEIGKAAGVKGMIGGQVADVIQNDITMDVINYIHIHKTSAIIEASLTAGAVLANGSMQKVETFRKIGRCIGLAFQIQDDILDIVSTTEELGKQVGSDNKNGKNTYVTIKGIEESRQIVNELIEKALDSLNSFDSSEKEFLEEFIFYLRNRKK is encoded by the coding sequence ATGAACAGAGTAATGAATTTTAGTAATGAGCTAAAAGATAAACAGCAAGTAGTAGAAAAGATATTATTGAAATATATGCCAGAAAATGCTTCACCATATGACCATGTTGTCTATAATGCGATGAAGTACAGTCTAATGGCAAATGGAAAGAGAATACGCCCTATATTAATGATGGAGTCATATAAAATATGCGGCGGTAACAATATAAGAGAGATAGAAGCATTTATGGCGGCTATGGAAATGATTCACACATATTCTTTGATTCATGATGATTTACCTGCTATGGATAATGATGATTATAGAAGAGGTATATTGACTTGTCATAAAAAATATGGTGAAGATATAGCGATTCTAGCTGGAGACGGTCTTCTTAATAGTGCCTACGAAATAATGATTGATGCTTGCTTAAAGGATAATAAGGTCAAAGCTAAGCAAAAATTAACAGCTTGTAAAGAAATAGGAAAAGCCGCAGGAGTAAAAGGAATGATTGGTGGACAAGTAGCGGATGTCATACAAAATGATATCACTATGGACGTTATCAACTATATTCATATCCATAAAACTTCTGCTATAATAGAAGCTTCTCTCACTGCTGGAGCAGTACTTGCTAATGGTAGTATGCAAAAAGTAGAGACTTTCAGAAAGATTGGTAGATGTATTGGATTAGCATTCCAGATTCAAGATGATATACTGGATATTGTTAGTACAACAGAAGAACTAGGAAAACAAGTTGGTAGTGATAATAAGAATGGTAAAAATACTTATGTAACTATAAAAGGTATTGAAGAATCAAGGCAGATAGTTAATGAATTAATTGAAAAAGCCTTAGATAGTTTAAATAGTTTTGATAGCAGTGAAAAAGAATTTTTGGAAGAATTTATTTTTTATCTGAGAAACAGAAAAAAATGA
- a CDS encoding stage III sporulation protein AB, translated as MVVKILGATLILISSSLLGFYYSKSYIRRSNDLRILKKALILLRGEINYSLSPMPEALEDISKRFDHEIADFFKSISEELKLNSGKSLTEVWKKKAEEILKRTYLNPTDIKNIMIFSENIGYLDKEMQNNNINLLLEQINEEIKVTMEDDAKYNKLYRSLGVLGGILVIVLFI; from the coding sequence ATGGTTGTAAAAATATTAGGTGCTACTCTAATACTTATATCATCTTCACTTTTAGGTTTTTATTATAGTAAAAGTTACATAAGAAGAAGCAATGACCTTAGAATATTGAAAAAAGCGCTGATCCTGTTAAGAGGTGAAATCAATTACTCATTATCTCCAATGCCAGAAGCCTTAGAAGATATCAGTAAAAGATTTGACCATGAGATAGCTGATTTTTTTAAATCCATATCAGAAGAACTAAAACTCAATTCAGGAAAATCATTGACAGAAGTATGGAAGAAAAAAGCTGAAGAAATATTGAAAAGGACTTATTTGAACCCTACAGATATTAAAAATATTATGATCTTCAGTGAAAATATAGGCTATCTAGATAAAGAGATGCAAAATAATAACATCAATCTGCTTCTAGAGCAAATAAATGAAGAAATAAAAGTTACTATGGAAGATGATGCCAAATACAATAAACTGTATAGAAGCCTTGGAGTTCTTGGAGGTATATTGGTCATTGTACTTTTCATATAG
- a CDS encoding stage III sporulation protein AE, translated as MRRIRWLLIIVIALKLSSISVFASSELDSILAEQEKVIEYDDIQSAVDEILSNEEGLKIDFRETLNKVISGDLDLNFNDMFGLVLDNIFIEVKGNIKLIIELIAIALIAAVFTNFTTAFNNKYVGEVGYFVVFLLMSTIILKSYNILNTIALQVISNLQTFIKTLIPSLFAATALSGNYTSTFLYSQIMLIIIGVVENIILKYVVPFVYIIIVLEIINSITEESILSKMVELFKNIVNWGIKVLVIVFAAVLTMQSFTTPVIDGIANKSVKVAVSAIPFVGTTLSGVADTVLGCAVLIKNGIGIVALIIIIVICLIPIIKILVVTLLYKFASAIIQPISDKRIVNCLSNVGDICFILLGIVIITAFLFIITITIILNATSITAYIR; from the coding sequence ATGAGAAGAATTAGATGGTTATTGATAATAGTTATAGCTTTAAAATTATCATCTATAAGTGTGTTTGCTTCATCAGAACTAGATAGTATATTAGCAGAGCAGGAAAAAGTTATTGAGTATGATGATATTCAATCAGCGGTGGATGAAATACTCAGTAATGAAGAGGGGCTTAAGATTGACTTCAGGGAAACATTGAACAAAGTTATTAGCGGAGATTTGGACCTTAACTTCAATGATATGTTTGGATTAGTGTTAGATAATATCTTCATAGAAGTAAAAGGAAATATAAAATTGATAATAGAACTTATTGCCATTGCCTTGATAGCAGCAGTATTCACTAATTTTACTACTGCTTTTAATAATAAATATGTAGGCGAAGTTGGCTATTTTGTTGTTTTTCTATTGATGTCAACCATAATATTGAAATCGTACAATATATTGAATACTATAGCACTTCAAGTAATATCTAATCTACAGACCTTTATTAAAACTTTGATACCCAGCTTATTTGCTGCTACTGCTTTGTCGGGGAATTATACTTCAACTTTTCTCTACAGTCAGATAATGCTAATCATAATAGGCGTAGTAGAAAACATTATTCTAAAATATGTAGTACCTTTTGTATATATAATTATAGTTCTTGAGATAATTAACAGCATTACAGAAGAAAGTATTCTATCCAAGATGGTGGAACTATTCAAAAACATAGTTAATTGGGGAATCAAGGTACTTGTTATCGTTTTTGCGGCAGTTCTTACCATGCAGAGTTTTACAACACCAGTCATAGATGGTATAGCTAATAAATCTGTCAAAGTTGCAGTATCTGCCATCCCATTTGTTGGTACTACATTAAGCGGTGTAGCTGATACAGTTCTAGGGTGTGCAGTCTTAATAAAAAATGGAATAGGTATAGTAGCATTGATAATCATCATTGTGATATGCCTGATACCAATAATAAAAATACTTGTTGTGACTTTATTATATAAATTTGCATCTGCCATAATCCAACCAATATCCGATAAACGTATAGTCAATTGTTTATCCAATGTTGGGGATATATGTTTTATACTCCTTGGAATAGTTATTATTACCGCTTTTTTATTTATAATCACAATAACAATAATCTTGAATGCAACAAGTATTACAGCCTACATAAGATAA
- the spoIIIAA gene encoding stage III sporulation protein AA, with the protein MKKETVEKILTTNLRGWFGSLKKEQLDLLQEIRLRVNKPLIIRIDNKEYFLNQDKLVTSSKRAYIITEKDLKDTMEFISNYSLYAFEDELRNGYITVDGGHRVGLAGKVVVENNRVKTIKNITCINIRISHEIKGCANKVMPYIFQENRIYHTLIISPPRCGKTTLLRDIVRQLSDGVSDKTGITIGVVDERSEIGGCYRGIPQNDVGIRTDILDGCPKTEGMLMLIRSMSPEVIAVDEIGSSEDIEAIDFVINAGCKMICTVHGSSLVEVKNKPILEKLIDKNIIERFIVLESKNGVGDVKKIYDKQGKMISIVVDN; encoded by the coding sequence ATGAAAAAAGAAACTGTTGAAAAAATATTAACAACTAATCTTAGAGGATGGTTTGGATCATTAAAGAAAGAGCAGTTAGACTTATTGCAGGAAATCAGATTAAGAGTTAATAAACCTCTTATTATAAGAATAGATAATAAAGAATACTTTTTAAACCAAGACAAGTTAGTAACAAGCAGCAAAAGAGCTTATATCATAACTGAAAAAGATTTAAAGGATACTATGGAATTCATAAGCAACTATTCCCTATATGCCTTTGAGGACGAGCTGCGAAATGGATATATAACCGTTGACGGAGGGCATCGTGTGGGATTGGCAGGAAAGGTAGTAGTAGAGAACAATAGGGTAAAGACTATAAAAAACATAACTTGCATAAATATCAGGATTTCACATGAAATAAAAGGCTGTGCCAACAAAGTTATGCCCTACATATTTCAAGAAAATAGAATATATCATACTCTAATAATATCTCCTCCTAGATGTGGCAAGACGACATTATTGAGAGATATAGTAAGACAGCTCTCAGATGGTGTAAGTGATAAGACAGGAATAACCATAGGTGTAGTTGATGAAAGATCTGAAATAGGAGGTTGTTATAGAGGTATACCACAAAATGATGTAGGAATCAGAACAGATATACTTGACGGATGTCCAAAAACTGAAGGTATGCTCATGCTTATAAGATCAATGTCTCCAGAAGTCATTGCTGTAGATGAAATAGGGAGCAGTGAAGATATAGAAGCCATAGATTTTGTTATCAATGCAGGTTGTAAGATGATATGTACTGTACATGGCTCATCACTGGTTGAAGTCAAGAATAAACCTATACTGGAAAAATTGATAGATAAGAATATAATTGAACGTTTTATTGTCTTAGAAAGTAAAAATGGAGTTGGTGATGTAAAGAAGATATATGATAAGCAGGGCAAAATGATAAGTATTGTTGTTGATAATTAA